One genomic segment of Mytilus galloprovincialis chromosome 5, xbMytGall1.hap1.1, whole genome shotgun sequence includes these proteins:
- the LOC143075544 gene encoding proline dehydrogenase 1, mitochondrial-like isoform X1, translating into MANVLKLIRKRNLLLISHSKKHPLYSLQSFPKSTLGAEIKDAESLSKLNDNEEKQHKLDLTFGNAEEAFRSKKTTELVRALFVFNLCSVEFLVKNNTEILKWSRRLLGKTLFTTLMKGTFYGHFVAGEDQIAIRPLVSRNQQFGVKSILDYSVEEDLSSKQAKEAEAKGCVPENQPPLEELGYKDVHPQHPEQQRFAAHEEFLDRRENVVSARTYFYDDEAKCDENMNIFLQCVDAVSGSTKSTGFVAIKLTALGRPQFLLQLSELLVITRKLFEKFAGEGDILLKKFRQEEFQKTLDVMGVPISRDQTKRWFSILDISQDGEVDLWDWDNLLEENLQLCKLLIVPNKETGIPEQMMEGLTEEEDEQLKNMLKRLNTIVEYAKEKDVRVMVDAEQTYFQPAISRIVIEMMRKFNKEKAIVFNTYQTYLKSSLTNLKVDLDLSRRENFQFGAKLVRGAYMEQERERAASVGYEDPINADYHATTDMYHACLEEVFYQIKQRPLGQIAVMVASHNEDTVRFAVEGMDRHDIKKSDRLICFGQLLGMCDQISFPLGQAGYSVYKYVPYGPVEEVLPYLSRRAMENKGILKKVQKEKSLLWKELKRRVKAGQLRYNPLENSTVG; encoded by the exons ATggcaaatgttttaaaacttatcCGGAAGAGAAATTTACTTTTGATCAGCCATTCGAAAAAGCATCCATTATATTCTTTACAATCATTTCCTAAATCTACATTAGGAGCTGAAATCAAGGATGCCGAAAGTTTATCTAAGCTGAACGACAACGAGGAAAAACAACACAAACTTGATCTGACTTTTGGAAATGCCGAAGAAGCTTTTCGCAGCAAAAAGACGACAGAACTTGTTCGAGCACTATTTGTATTCAATCTGTGTTCGGTTGAATTCTTGGTAAAAAATAACACAGAG ATTTTGAAATGGAGTCGGAGGTTGTTAGGAAAGACTTTATTTACAACCTTAATGAAAGGAACATTTTATGGTCATTTTGTGGCAGGAGAAGATCAGATTGCCATTAGGCCTCTTGTTTCAAGGAATCAACAGTTTGGTGTCAAGTCTATACTTGATTACAGTGTAGAGGAAGATCTATCATCAAAACAGGCCAAAGAGGCAGAGGCAAA GGGCTGTGTTCCAGAAAATCAGCCACCTCTAGAAGAATTGG gtTATAAAGATGTCCATCCACAAC ACCCAGAACAACAGAGATTTGCTGCACATGAAGAGTTTTTAGATAGACGTGAGAATGTTGTAAGTGCCAGGACCTATTTCTATGACGATGAGGCCAAGTGTGATGAGAACATGAACATATTCCTTCAATGTGTGGACGCTGTATCAG GTTCAACTAAAAGTACAGGATTTGTTGCCATCAAACTGACAGCTTTGGGAAGACCTCAATTCTTG CTTCAGTTATCAGAATTATTGGTTATAACTAGAAAACTTTTTGAGAAGTTCGCTGGGGAAGGAGATATACTTTTAAAGAAGTTCCGTCAGGAAGAGTTCCAGAAAACATTAGATGTTATGGGTGTACCCATATCTAGGGATCAAACTAAAAGATGGTTCTCTATACTGGATATATCACAGGATGG TGAAGTAGACTTATGGGACTGGGATAATCTGCTAGAAGAAAACCTACAATTGTGTAAATTACTGATCGTCCCTAATAAAGAG ACAGGAATACCAGAACAAATGATGGAAGGTTTAACAGAAGAGGAAGATGAGCAGTTGAAAAACATGTTGAAAAGATTAAATACTATAGTGGAG TATGCAAAAGAAAAAGATGTGAGAGTGATGGTTGATGCTGAACAAACCTATTTCCAGCCAGCTATAAGTCGTATAGTTATAGAAATGATGAGAAAATTTAACAAGGAGAAAGCCATAGTCTTCAATACATATCAGACTTATTTAAAG AGTTCATTGACCAATTTAAAAGTAGATTTAGATTTATCAAGGAGAGAAAATTTTCAATTTGGAGCCAAACTTGTTAGAGGAGCATACATGGAACAG GAGAGAGAAAGAGCTGCCTCTGTAGGTTATGAAGATCCAATAAATGCTGATTACCATGCTACAACAGACATGTATCATGCCTGTCTGGAGGAAGTCTTCTACCAGATAAAACAAAGACCGTTGGGACAAATAGCTGTAATGGTGGCTAGTCATAATGAAGATACTGTTAGATTTGCTGTAGAAGG AATGGATAGACATGATATCAAGAAATCTGATAGACTAATCTGTTTTGGGCAGCTGTTAGGCATGTGTGATCAAATCAGCTTTCCGTTAG gTCAAGCTGGCTATTCTGTGTACAAATATGTGCCCTATGGTCCTGTAGAAGAAGTCCTGCCATATTTGTCTCGCAGAGCAATGGAAAATAAAGGAATTCTTAAAAAAGTTCAGAAAGAAAAATCTCTTTTGTGGAAAGAACTAAAAAGAAGAGTAAAAGCAGGCCAACTGAGATATAACCCGTTAGAGAACTCTACTGTTGGATGA
- the LOC143075544 gene encoding proline dehydrogenase 1, mitochondrial-like isoform X2, producing the protein MANVLKLIRKRNLLLISHSKKHPLYSLQSFPKSTLGAEIKDAESLSKLNDNEEKQHKLDLTFGNAEEAFRSKKTTELVRALFVFNLCSVEFLVKNNTEILKWSRRLLGKTLFTTLMKGTFYGHFVAGEDQIAIRPLVSRNQQFGVKSILDYSVEEDLSSKQAKEAEAKGCVPENQPPLEELDPEQQRFAAHEEFLDRRENVVSARTYFYDDEAKCDENMNIFLQCVDAVSGSTKSTGFVAIKLTALGRPQFLLQLSELLVITRKLFEKFAGEGDILLKKFRQEEFQKTLDVMGVPISRDQTKRWFSILDISQDGEVDLWDWDNLLEENLQLCKLLIVPNKETGIPEQMMEGLTEEEDEQLKNMLKRLNTIVEYAKEKDVRVMVDAEQTYFQPAISRIVIEMMRKFNKEKAIVFNTYQTYLKSSLTNLKVDLDLSRRENFQFGAKLVRGAYMEQERERAASVGYEDPINADYHATTDMYHACLEEVFYQIKQRPLGQIAVMVASHNEDTVRFAVEGMDRHDIKKSDRLICFGQLLGMCDQISFPLGQAGYSVYKYVPYGPVEEVLPYLSRRAMENKGILKKVQKEKSLLWKELKRRVKAGQLRYNPLENSTVG; encoded by the exons ATggcaaatgttttaaaacttatcCGGAAGAGAAATTTACTTTTGATCAGCCATTCGAAAAAGCATCCATTATATTCTTTACAATCATTTCCTAAATCTACATTAGGAGCTGAAATCAAGGATGCCGAAAGTTTATCTAAGCTGAACGACAACGAGGAAAAACAACACAAACTTGATCTGACTTTTGGAAATGCCGAAGAAGCTTTTCGCAGCAAAAAGACGACAGAACTTGTTCGAGCACTATTTGTATTCAATCTGTGTTCGGTTGAATTCTTGGTAAAAAATAACACAGAG ATTTTGAAATGGAGTCGGAGGTTGTTAGGAAAGACTTTATTTACAACCTTAATGAAAGGAACATTTTATGGTCATTTTGTGGCAGGAGAAGATCAGATTGCCATTAGGCCTCTTGTTTCAAGGAATCAACAGTTTGGTGTCAAGTCTATACTTGATTACAGTGTAGAGGAAGATCTATCATCAAAACAGGCCAAAGAGGCAGAGGCAAA GGGCTGTGTTCCAGAAAATCAGCCACCTCTAGAAGAATTGG ACCCAGAACAACAGAGATTTGCTGCACATGAAGAGTTTTTAGATAGACGTGAGAATGTTGTAAGTGCCAGGACCTATTTCTATGACGATGAGGCCAAGTGTGATGAGAACATGAACATATTCCTTCAATGTGTGGACGCTGTATCAG GTTCAACTAAAAGTACAGGATTTGTTGCCATCAAACTGACAGCTTTGGGAAGACCTCAATTCTTG CTTCAGTTATCAGAATTATTGGTTATAACTAGAAAACTTTTTGAGAAGTTCGCTGGGGAAGGAGATATACTTTTAAAGAAGTTCCGTCAGGAAGAGTTCCAGAAAACATTAGATGTTATGGGTGTACCCATATCTAGGGATCAAACTAAAAGATGGTTCTCTATACTGGATATATCACAGGATGG TGAAGTAGACTTATGGGACTGGGATAATCTGCTAGAAGAAAACCTACAATTGTGTAAATTACTGATCGTCCCTAATAAAGAG ACAGGAATACCAGAACAAATGATGGAAGGTTTAACAGAAGAGGAAGATGAGCAGTTGAAAAACATGTTGAAAAGATTAAATACTATAGTGGAG TATGCAAAAGAAAAAGATGTGAGAGTGATGGTTGATGCTGAACAAACCTATTTCCAGCCAGCTATAAGTCGTATAGTTATAGAAATGATGAGAAAATTTAACAAGGAGAAAGCCATAGTCTTCAATACATATCAGACTTATTTAAAG AGTTCATTGACCAATTTAAAAGTAGATTTAGATTTATCAAGGAGAGAAAATTTTCAATTTGGAGCCAAACTTGTTAGAGGAGCATACATGGAACAG GAGAGAGAAAGAGCTGCCTCTGTAGGTTATGAAGATCCAATAAATGCTGATTACCATGCTACAACAGACATGTATCATGCCTGTCTGGAGGAAGTCTTCTACCAGATAAAACAAAGACCGTTGGGACAAATAGCTGTAATGGTGGCTAGTCATAATGAAGATACTGTTAGATTTGCTGTAGAAGG AATGGATAGACATGATATCAAGAAATCTGATAGACTAATCTGTTTTGGGCAGCTGTTAGGCATGTGTGATCAAATCAGCTTTCCGTTAG gTCAAGCTGGCTATTCTGTGTACAAATATGTGCCCTATGGTCCTGTAGAAGAAGTCCTGCCATATTTGTCTCGCAGAGCAATGGAAAATAAAGGAATTCTTAAAAAAGTTCAGAAAGAAAAATCTCTTTTGTGGAAAGAACTAAAAAGAAGAGTAAAAGCAGGCCAACTGAGATATAACCCGTTAGAGAACTCTACTGTTGGATGA